One window from the genome of Candidatus Zixiibacteriota bacterium encodes:
- a CDS encoding fibronectin type III domain-containing protein, translating to MYGQVPDRAAGPGTGAPVAPPTSVLASDHEYDDGERLDLTWVPSIDDRLGDGEVQGYIIYRQAAQGSFDSVASVPSQTNAYADEGLARGTAYRYIVAALSRGDTAASAPTEAVAPDREWINFGRKWLFLLALVIGGAVVYFIQAAKAGRRLFIRPIAGLEAVDEAIGRATEMGRPILYIPGIQDMDDVQTLAAITILGRVARQVADYDTKIRMPVSRSLVMTAGRETIKAGYQAAGRPDGYSDEMVQYITDEQFGYVAAVDGIMVREKPATVFLLGAFFAESLILAEAGNSVGAIQIAGTARPAQLPFFVAACDFTLIGEELFAASAYLSGEPKALGSLKGQDVGKGIALAAILVGVAAATLAGLGSETADAVWRWLTKVFSTI from the coding sequence GTGTACGGACAAGTACCCGATCGTGCGGCCGGGCCGGGCACAGGCGCACCCGTCGCGCCCCCCACGTCGGTGCTGGCGAGCGATCACGAGTACGACGATGGCGAGCGGCTGGATCTCACCTGGGTGCCGTCGATCGACGACCGGCTGGGGGACGGCGAGGTGCAGGGGTACATCATTTACCGCCAGGCGGCCCAGGGTTCGTTCGACTCCGTCGCGTCTGTCCCGTCGCAGACGAACGCCTACGCCGATGAGGGGCTGGCACGCGGGACCGCGTACCGATATATCGTCGCGGCCCTGTCGCGCGGCGACACGGCGGCCTCGGCGCCGACCGAGGCCGTGGCGCCCGACCGGGAGTGGATCAACTTCGGGCGCAAGTGGCTGTTCCTGCTGGCCCTCGTGATCGGCGGCGCGGTCGTGTATTTCATTCAGGCGGCCAAAGCCGGCCGCCGGCTGTTCATCCGGCCGATCGCGGGGTTGGAAGCGGTCGACGAGGCGATCGGCCGGGCGACCGAAATGGGGCGGCCCATCCTCTACATTCCCGGTATCCAGGACATGGACGACGTGCAGACGCTGGCGGCAATCACCATTCTCGGCCGGGTGGCCCGCCAGGTGGCCGACTACGACACCAAGATCCGGATGCCGGTCTCGCGGTCGCTGGTGATGACGGCCGGGCGCGAGACCATCAAAGCCGGCTACCAGGCAGCCGGCCGTCCGGACGGCTACAGCGACGAGATGGTGCAGTATATCACCGACGAGCAGTTCGGGTACGTTGCGGCGGTGGACGGCATCATGGTGCGGGAGAAACCGGCGACCGTGTTTCTCCTCGGGGCGTTCTTTGCCGAGTCGCTCATCCTGGCGGAGGCGGGCAACTCGGTCGGGGCGATCCAGATCGCCGGGACGGCCCGCCCTGCGCAACTGCCCTTCTTTGTCGCCGCCTGCGATTTCACCCTCATCGGCGAGGAGCTGTTCGCCGCCTCCGCCTACCTGTCCGGGGAGCCGAAAGCGTTGGGATCGCTCAAGGGGCAGGACGTGGGGAAAGGGATTGCGCTGGCCGCGATTTTGGTCGGCGTGGCCGCGGCCACGCTCGCCGGTCTGGGAAGTGAAACCGCCGACGCCGTCTGGCGCTGGCTCACGAAGGTGTTTTCGACGATATGA
- a CDS encoding fibronectin type III domain-containing protein, whose amino-acid sequence MFALVLTASAPAPAIAQALSDSSATDSVTVGADGAVTALRPAPPGSIEAKDTPNDAGGSITVRWVLSPDDAAGGVTAYRVLRAEAQDGRPGEFTEIGGATAGQDLYQDGNVSDDRQYFYKVVAANTVRLNGATLAVAEAESAPVGPVRSSAQWFNLGRINVFVGVLLLSGFIVYYIRRAQAGKRLFIRKIAGLEAVDEAVGRATEMGKKIFYVPGISDMDNVQTIAAVTILSRVAEMSAQYEARLDVPVARSLVMVTSKEVVKEAYLKAGRPDSFHEDQVHYLTDDQFGYAAGIDGMVTRERPATIFYMGQFFAESLVLAETGNSIGAIQIAGTAEPAQLPFFVASCDYTLIGEELFAASAYLSREPRLLGSLKGQDIGKAIILIALIIGLLLETFGNPLFGWDWHFSNLFSTGE is encoded by the coding sequence GTGTTTGCTCTGGTCCTGACGGCCTCCGCCCCGGCGCCGGCCATCGCCCAAGCGCTTTCCGACTCCTCGGCGACGGATTCCGTCACGGTCGGGGCCGATGGGGCGGTGACCGCGCTGCGGCCGGCCCCGCCGGGCAGTATCGAGGCGAAAGACACGCCGAATGACGCGGGCGGGTCGATCACGGTCCGCTGGGTGCTGTCGCCCGACGATGCGGCGGGCGGGGTGACGGCCTACCGTGTGCTGCGGGCCGAGGCCCAGGACGGGAGACCGGGGGAGTTTACCGAAATCGGCGGCGCGACGGCCGGGCAGGATCTGTACCAGGACGGCAATGTGAGCGATGACCGGCAGTATTTCTACAAGGTCGTCGCGGCTAACACGGTCCGGCTCAACGGGGCGACGCTGGCGGTGGCGGAGGCCGAGTCGGCGCCGGTCGGGCCGGTGCGGTCGTCGGCCCAGTGGTTCAATCTCGGCCGCATCAACGTCTTTGTCGGCGTGCTGCTCCTGTCGGGCTTCATCGTCTACTACATCCGGCGCGCGCAGGCCGGCAAGCGGCTCTTCATTCGGAAAATCGCCGGGCTGGAGGCGGTCGACGAGGCCGTCGGCCGGGCCACCGAGATGGGCAAAAAGATATTCTACGTCCCGGGCATCTCCGACATGGACAATGTCCAGACGATCGCCGCGGTGACCATCCTCAGCCGGGTGGCCGAGATGTCGGCCCAGTACGAAGCGCGGCTGGACGTGCCGGTGGCCCGCTCGCTGGTGATGGTGACGAGCAAGGAGGTGGTCAAGGAGGCCTATCTGAAAGCGGGCCGCCCGGACTCCTTCCACGAGGATCAGGTGCACTACCTGACCGACGACCAATTCGGCTACGCCGCGGGGATCGACGGCATGGTGACGCGCGAGCGGCCGGCGACCATTTTCTACATGGGGCAGTTCTTCGCCGAATCGCTGGTCCTCGCCGAGACCGGCAATTCGATCGGCGCGATCCAGATTGCGGGCACGGCCGAACCGGCCCAGTTACCCTTCTTCGTCGCCTCCTGCGACTATACCCTGATCGGGGAAGAGTTGTTCGCCGCCTCGGCCTACCTCTCGCGCGAGCCCCGGCTGCTGGGATCGCTCAAGGGGCAGGATATCGGCAAGGCCATCATCCTCATCGCCCTCATCATCGGCCTCCTCCTCGAGACCTTCGGCAACCCGCTCTTCGGGTGGGACTGGCATTTCTCCAACCTGTTCAGCACCGGGGAGTGA
- a CDS encoding glutamate mutase L has translation MAKFDNPEDIRIIVATDCGSTTTKAILIQYIDGEYRLTTRGEAPTTVEAPFEDVTMGVLNAVAEVEELSGRKLLDDNGRFITPAQGDVGTDIYISTSSAGGGLQMMVAGVVRSMTAESAERAALGAGAIVMDVIASNDKRLPHQQIERIRHLRPDMILLSGGIDGGTTTHVVELAELISAADPRPRLGSSYKLPVIYAGNKDARDAIADTLAAEVDLKTVDNLRPVLERENLGPAREEIHELFMEHVMAQAPGYKKLMSWCDAPIMPTPGAVGLIIKTIADQYGIEAVGVDIGGATTDVFSVFRPEGGDGVFNRTVSANLGMSYSISNVFAEATLPMVMRWVPFRMDERDLRNRVKNKMIRPTTIPQSMEELIFEQAIAKEALRLAFIQHKNFATVLKGVQQQRTIADAFEQTGSGKTIVNMMTLNMLIGSGGVLSHAPRRQQAALMLIDAFLPEGVTRLAVDSIFMMPQLGVLTEVQPKAATEVFEKDCLIHLGTCVAPAGTFKKPGPVMKYRISLPTGEVSGVLSTLEMKKFELGVGPDGLPLKARAVLEPERGFDVGAGKGNKLETDLSGGVVGIILDGRGRPFDLSELIEDERVSNLKKWMIELDIYPADKL, from the coding sequence ATGGCGAAATTTGACAATCCCGAGGACATTAGAATCATCGTTGCCACCGACTGCGGATCCACCACTACGAAAGCAATCCTCATTCAGTACATCGACGGGGAGTATCGTCTCACCACCCGCGGTGAGGCCCCGACTACGGTCGAAGCCCCCTTCGAGGACGTCACCATGGGGGTTCTCAACGCCGTGGCCGAAGTGGAGGAGCTCTCGGGGCGCAAGCTGCTGGACGATAACGGCCGCTTCATCACACCGGCCCAGGGGGACGTCGGCACCGACATCTACATCTCCACCTCCTCGGCCGGCGGCGGGCTGCAGATGATGGTGGCGGGCGTGGTGCGGTCCATGACCGCCGAGTCGGCCGAGCGCGCGGCTCTGGGCGCGGGCGCAATCGTCATGGACGTAATCGCGTCCAACGACAAACGCCTTCCCCACCAGCAGATCGAGCGCATCCGCCACCTCCGCCCCGACATGATCCTGCTCTCGGGCGGCATCGACGGGGGCACGACGACCCACGTCGTGGAACTGGCCGAGCTCATCTCCGCCGCCGATCCCCGGCCCCGGCTCGGCTCCTCCTACAAGCTACCCGTAATCTACGCCGGCAACAAAGACGCCCGCGACGCCATCGCCGACACGCTCGCGGCGGAGGTCGACCTCAAGACGGTCGACAACCTCCGCCCCGTCCTCGAGCGCGAGAACCTCGGTCCCGCCCGCGAGGAAATCCATGAGTTGTTCATGGAGCACGTCATGGCCCAGGCGCCGGGGTACAAAAAGCTCATGTCCTGGTGCGACGCTCCGATCATGCCGACGCCGGGCGCAGTCGGCCTCATCATCAAGACGATCGCCGACCAGTACGGCATCGAGGCGGTCGGCGTCGACATCGGCGGCGCCACCACCGACGTTTTCTCGGTGTTCCGTCCCGAGGGGGGCGACGGGGTGTTCAACCGCACGGTTTCGGCTAACCTCGGCATGTCCTACTCCATTTCCAATGTCTTCGCCGAGGCGACCCTCCCCATGGTGATGCGCTGGGTGCCGTTCCGGATGGACGAGCGCGACCTGCGCAACCGGGTCAAGAACAAGATGATCCGTCCGACCACCATCCCCCAGTCGATGGAGGAACTCATATTCGAGCAGGCGATCGCCAAGGAAGCCCTGCGCCTGGCCTTCATCCAGCACAAGAACTTCGCCACCGTGCTGAAAGGCGTGCAGCAGCAGCGGACGATCGCCGATGCCTTTGAACAGACCGGCTCGGGCAAGACGATCGTCAACATGATGACGCTGAACATGCTGATCGGCTCCGGGGGCGTTCTCTCACACGCCCCGCGCCGGCAGCAGGCCGCCCTCATGCTCATCGATGCGTTCCTGCCCGAGGGCGTGACCCGCCTGGCGGTGGATTCGATCTTCATGATGCCGCAGCTCGGCGTGCTCACCGAGGTCCAGCCGAAGGCGGCCACCGAGGTGTTCGAGAAGGACTGTCTCATTCACCTGGGCACGTGCGTGGCGCCCGCCGGCACGTTCAAGAAGCCGGGACCGGTCATGAAGTACCGCATTTCGCTGCCGACCGGCGAGGTGTCGGGCGTGCTGAGCACTCTCGAGATGAAGAAATTCGAGCTCGGCGTGGGTCCCGACGGGCTGCCGCTCAAAGCCCGGGCCGTGCTCGAGCCCGAGCGCGGATTCGACGTCGGCGCCGGCAAAGGCAACAAGCTCGAGACCGACCTCTCCGGCGGCGTTGTCGGCATCATCCTCGACGGCCGGGGCCGCCCGTTCGACCTGTCCGAACTGATCGAGGACGAGCGCGTCAGCAACCTCAAGAAGTGGATGATCGAGCTGGATATCTATCCGGCCGACAAGCTGTAA